The following are encoded together in the Microbacterium hatanonis genome:
- a CDS encoding 1,4-dihydroxy-2-naphthoate polyprenyltransferase codes for MAGKTRKTRTSTAKRQQPRGNPRKAQGAPPPPPKATARDWIGAARLRTLPLAITPVLIGTGAARLVDNQFHWVIALTCLAVAVFLQIGVNYANDYSDGIRGTDDFRVGPARLTASRRAKPRTVLIVALVFFALAGLAGVALVIRSQQWWLLLVGAACIAAAWFYTGGKRPYGYAGLGELFVFVFFGLVATVGTTWVQVLSIPQEAWFGAVAAGFLAVAVLLANNLRDIDQDKVAGKKTLSVRIGKRATQVLFTALVLLPFAIAVFLAQFYPGAWLTLMALLAALPAILIVWTYRAPRELVTALALTSLTSVAYGAFLFWAFIG; via the coding sequence ATGGCAGGCAAGACGCGAAAGACCCGAACGAGCACCGCCAAGCGGCAGCAGCCGCGCGGAAACCCGCGCAAGGCGCAAGGTGCACCGCCGCCGCCCCCGAAGGCGACGGCGCGCGACTGGATCGGCGCGGCACGGCTGCGCACGCTTCCCCTGGCGATCACCCCGGTGCTCATCGGAACCGGCGCCGCCCGGCTCGTCGACAACCAGTTTCACTGGGTCATCGCGCTCACCTGTCTCGCGGTGGCGGTGTTCCTGCAGATCGGCGTGAACTACGCCAACGACTACAGCGACGGCATCCGCGGCACCGACGACTTCCGCGTCGGCCCCGCGCGTCTCACGGCCTCGCGCCGCGCGAAGCCGCGCACCGTGCTGATCGTGGCGCTGGTGTTCTTCGCCCTGGCCGGACTCGCCGGTGTCGCGCTGGTGATCCGCAGCCAGCAGTGGTGGCTGCTCCTGGTGGGCGCCGCCTGCATCGCCGCGGCCTGGTTCTACACCGGCGGCAAGCGCCCCTACGGCTACGCCGGACTGGGCGAGCTGTTCGTCTTCGTCTTCTTCGGGCTCGTCGCCACCGTCGGCACCACGTGGGTGCAGGTGCTCTCGATCCCGCAGGAGGCCTGGTTCGGGGCGGTCGCGGCAGGGTTCCTCGCCGTCGCGGTGCTGCTGGCCAACAACCTGCGCGACATCGACCAGGACAAGGTGGCGGGCAAGAAGACCCTCAGCGTCCGCATCGGCAAACGGGCGACCCAGGTGCTGTTCACCGCGCTGGTGCTGCTGCCCTTCGCGATCGCGGTGTTCCTCGCGCAGTTCTACCCCGGCGCGTGGCTGACCCTCATGGCGCTGCTCGCGGCGCTCCCGGCGATCCTGATCGTCTGGACCTACCGGGCGCCGCGCGAACTGGTCACCGCACTCGCGCTGACGTCGCTCACGTCGGTGGCGTACGGCGCTTTCCTCTTCTGGGCCTTCATCGGCTGA
- a CDS encoding DUF4229 domain-containing protein has product MRVRSAFLYTVLRLLAFLVPFSVLMLFPAFQNGLYWLAAIFAALIGLSLSLLFLRRPLESVSGGLAERRAARAEARGAQVDADSEDAVDDARRDSDA; this is encoded by the coding sequence ATGCGCGTCCGCTCCGCTTTCCTCTACACCGTGCTGCGGTTGCTCGCGTTCCTCGTGCCGTTCTCGGTGCTGATGCTGTTCCCCGCCTTCCAGAACGGGCTGTACTGGCTCGCCGCGATCTTCGCGGCGTTGATCGGTCTCAGCCTGTCCTTACTGTTCCTGCGCCGCCCGCTCGAGTCCGTCTCGGGGGGCCTCGCCGAACGCCGAGCCGCGCGCGCCGAGGCCCGCGGCGCCCAGGTGGACGCCGACAGCGAAGACGCCGTCGACGACGCGCGCCGCGACTCCGACGCCTGA
- a CDS encoding PLD nuclease N-terminal domain-containing protein, producing the protein MTRVLLIGALVATAFWVYTIVDCALQPPQRHRGVSKGIWIVITILLPVLGGVLWFAVGRGRASSARKHRAPDDDPEFLGSIGTISDQDERIRRLEEELAMLDSEAADPQTPPAAPGSIPPTEKPTDDGDDSRGQRGAVG; encoded by the coding sequence ATGACAAGGGTGCTGCTCATCGGGGCGCTCGTGGCGACCGCATTCTGGGTGTACACGATCGTCGACTGCGCCCTTCAACCTCCCCAGCGTCACCGCGGTGTGAGCAAGGGCATCTGGATCGTCATCACGATCCTCCTCCCCGTTCTCGGCGGTGTGCTCTGGTTCGCCGTGGGCCGCGGTCGCGCATCGTCGGCGCGCAAGCACCGTGCCCCCGACGACGATCCCGAGTTCCTCGGCAGCATCGGCACGATCAGCGACCAGGACGAACGCATCCGCCGTCTCGAAGAAGAGCTCGCGATGCTCGATTCCGAGGCAGCCGACCCCCAGACCCCTCCGGCCGCGCCGGGCAGCATCCCTCCCACCGAGAAGCCGACCGACGACGGCGACGACTCGCGCGGTCAGCGCGGCGCCGTCGGCTGA
- the menD gene encoding 2-succinyl-5-enolpyruvyl-6-hydroxy-3-cyclohexene-1-carboxylic-acid synthase has protein sequence MSAPEHGAASPATDAAAALLGALIARGVEHVVLSPGSRSQALALVAADLERAGLLRLHVRIDERVAGFTALGIGRETGVPAAVICTSGTAVANLLPAVLEAHHSGVPLLLLTADRPPELRGIGANQTTRQPGMFTQAVRLELDVAVPDETDADGTGEGTRMLRDLAAEALAASLGDGRPAGPVHLNLPYREPLGGAVPVWVAEPTSTVAAAVDEAPDTFGALYQGGGGIGDADASPAAEAPLVLPRGPRTVVVAGADSGPAAEDLAHLGGWPLVAEIVSGARFGRYLVHGYRGLLRDPDLGGAIERVVVFGHPTLSREVTQLLSRTDVEVVALRGPGEPLNLNGATVTVDAVGVDAGDADREWLGLWMRASRDASVDLSPAAPDAEALASSVPSERRGALASEVAALRAPLDREALVDAVWRATWPHDRLMFGSSRLVRVADAVLGGKKVPVHANRGLAGIDGTIATATGIAAASQADGRPGVTRVLLGDLAFLHDVGALLLPPGETEPRLQIVVGNDGGGTIFDGLEVAGVAEAEAMERVLYTPQAVRLEQLALAYGWEYHRVTTRSALDQLLTAPAGGRQLIEVPLAR, from the coding sequence GTGAGCGCGCCCGAGCACGGGGCGGCCTCGCCCGCGACGGATGCCGCCGCCGCTCTCCTCGGTGCGTTGATCGCCCGTGGCGTGGAGCACGTCGTGCTCAGCCCGGGCTCGCGCTCCCAGGCGCTCGCCCTCGTCGCCGCCGACCTCGAACGAGCGGGTCTTCTGCGTCTGCACGTGCGGATCGACGAACGCGTCGCCGGGTTCACCGCGCTGGGCATCGGGCGTGAGACCGGGGTGCCCGCAGCCGTGATCTGCACGTCGGGCACGGCCGTGGCGAACCTCCTCCCTGCGGTGCTCGAAGCGCACCACTCCGGTGTGCCGCTCCTCCTGCTCACCGCCGACCGGCCGCCGGAGCTGCGCGGCATCGGCGCCAACCAGACCACGCGGCAGCCCGGCATGTTCACGCAGGCGGTGCGGCTCGAGCTCGACGTCGCTGTACCCGACGAGACCGACGCCGACGGCACCGGCGAGGGCACGCGGATGCTGCGCGACCTGGCAGCCGAGGCGCTCGCAGCCTCCCTCGGCGACGGCCGGCCCGCCGGGCCCGTGCACCTGAACCTGCCGTACCGCGAGCCCCTCGGGGGCGCGGTGCCTGTGTGGGTCGCCGAGCCGACGTCGACCGTGGCCGCCGCCGTCGACGAGGCGCCCGACACCTTCGGCGCGCTGTACCAGGGCGGTGGCGGCATCGGAGACGCGGATGCTTCGCCCGCGGCCGAGGCGCCGCTGGTCCTTCCGCGCGGTCCGCGCACCGTCGTCGTCGCGGGTGCCGATTCGGGTCCGGCTGCGGAAGACCTCGCGCACCTCGGCGGCTGGCCGCTCGTCGCCGAGATCGTCAGCGGCGCCCGGTTCGGCCGGTACCTCGTGCACGGATACCGCGGGTTGCTGCGCGACCCCGACCTCGGAGGCGCGATCGAGCGGGTGGTCGTGTTCGGCCATCCGACGCTGAGCCGCGAGGTGACGCAGCTGCTCTCCCGCACCGACGTCGAGGTGGTGGCGCTGCGCGGACCCGGCGAACCTCTCAACCTCAACGGCGCGACGGTGACGGTCGACGCCGTCGGCGTCGATGCCGGCGACGCGGATCGCGAGTGGCTGGGACTCTGGATGCGCGCGTCCCGCGACGCATCCGTCGATCTCTCCCCGGCCGCCCCCGATGCCGAAGCCCTCGCCTCCAGCGTGCCGAGCGAACGGCGCGGCGCCCTCGCCTCCGAGGTCGCCGCGCTGCGCGCCCCCCTCGACAGGGAGGCGCTCGTCGATGCGGTGTGGCGCGCGACCTGGCCCCACGACCGCCTGATGTTCGGCTCCTCGCGGCTCGTGCGGGTGGCCGACGCGGTGCTCGGCGGAAAGAAGGTGCCGGTGCACGCGAACCGCGGTCTCGCGGGGATCGACGGCACGATCGCGACGGCCACGGGAATCGCGGCGGCGAGTCAGGCCGACGGACGACCCGGCGTCACCCGCGTGCTGCTGGGCGATCTGGCGTTCCTCCACGACGTCGGGGCGCTGCTCCTGCCTCCCGGCGAGACGGAGCCGCGACTGCAGATCGTCGTCGGCAACGACGGTGGAGGCACGATCTTCGACGGGCTCGAGGTGGCCGGAGTCGCCGAAGCGGAGGCGATGGAGCGCGTGCTGTACACGCCGCAGGCGGTGCGTCTCGAACAGCTCGCCCTCGCGTACGGGTGGGAGTACCACCGCGTCACGACCCGCTCTGCGCTCGACCAGCTGCTCACGGCGCCGGCCGGTGGACGGCAGCTGATCGAGGTTCCGCTCGCGCGATGA
- a CDS encoding ABC transporter ATP-binding protein, which yields MTLLHLEAVTRTVLPPDQPALTILNGVDLTVVENDRISVVGRSGSGKSTLLNILGLLDLPTSGIVEFAGRPVKDYSSRERDRVRGREIGFVFQQFNLLPGRTALENVMMPLYYAEGRQFWRRRALAAEMLEEVGLGHRLESLPDRLSGGEQQRVAIARSLVRGPRLILADEPTGALDLDTGQSVMELIDAVAARTKAALVVITHDPAIAARSRDHYRLEAGVLTRATDASASAASESRRLLAAAEPTS from the coding sequence GTGACGCTGCTGCATCTGGAGGCGGTGACCCGCACGGTCCTGCCGCCCGACCAGCCCGCGCTGACGATCCTCAACGGTGTCGACCTGACCGTCGTCGAGAACGACCGCATCTCGGTCGTCGGGCGCTCCGGATCGGGCAAATCGACCCTCCTCAACATCCTCGGGCTGCTCGATCTGCCCACCAGCGGCATCGTCGAGTTCGCCGGACGCCCGGTGAAGGACTACTCCTCCAGGGAGCGGGATCGGGTACGCGGCCGCGAGATCGGCTTCGTCTTCCAGCAGTTCAACCTGCTTCCCGGGCGCACCGCCCTCGAGAACGTCATGATGCCGCTCTACTACGCCGAGGGCCGCCAATTCTGGCGACGGCGGGCGCTCGCGGCCGAGATGCTCGAGGAGGTCGGACTCGGCCACCGCCTCGAGAGCCTGCCCGACCGCCTGTCGGGCGGAGAGCAGCAGCGGGTCGCGATCGCGCGCTCCCTCGTGCGCGGGCCGCGCCTGATCCTGGCCGACGAGCCGACCGGTGCCCTCGACCTGGACACCGGCCAGTCGGTCATGGAGCTCATCGACGCCGTCGCCGCGCGCACGAAGGCCGCCCTCGTCGTGATCACCCACGACCCGGCCATCGCCGCCCGGTCGCGTGATCACTACCGCCTCGAAGCGGGGGTGCTGACCCGGGCGACCGATGCCTCCGCATCCGCCGCCTCCGAATCGCGGCGCCTCCTCGCCGCCGCGGAGCCGACGTCGTGA
- a CDS encoding ABC transporter permease, whose amino-acid sequence MNRLLTGFVGALAEAWQEVRIHRTRVLLSLVGVAVAVCSLTTVVALGGIMQQATTELSERQSGRPASVWLNAYRNDGQAVDTATLDAAWETATARYGISYASRNASTQMPVDSPAGVVQVGTQGVDQPYGEMHRVRMLEGEWFSAETAEMLAPRVIVNEYFWNTLGRPDLAQHPTLSLGGFEGTVAVIVGVTPSPDWDTYPSMYMLADQLGAYQAADAVAGAGAAPVDPYAGSSVQYEMWLPPENWEELSDLVTRDVSSDLGEGTNVDVYRQDAAYYGNDSFVVVQLVVSGIAVLVLLLGALGLVNIALVTVKQRVREIGIRRSFGATAGRVFFAVMMESVVATVVAGVVGVAAAILIVQSPWVRDLIGQGLIEDFPPFPVDAAVLGLVAACAVGALAGLLPALVAVRVKVIDAIRY is encoded by the coding sequence GTGAACCGGCTGCTCACCGGCTTCGTCGGCGCGCTCGCCGAGGCCTGGCAGGAGGTGCGCATCCATCGCACCCGAGTGCTGCTGTCGCTCGTGGGAGTCGCGGTGGCGGTCTGCTCGCTGACGACGGTCGTGGCGCTGGGCGGGATCATGCAGCAGGCGACCACCGAGCTCAGTGAGAGACAGAGCGGACGCCCGGCGAGCGTCTGGCTGAACGCTTATCGCAACGACGGTCAGGCCGTCGACACCGCCACGCTCGACGCCGCCTGGGAGACGGCGACCGCCCGGTACGGCATCTCGTACGCCAGTCGCAACGCGAGCACGCAGATGCCCGTCGATTCGCCTGCCGGGGTCGTGCAGGTCGGAACGCAGGGGGTCGACCAGCCCTACGGCGAGATGCACCGCGTGCGGATGCTGGAGGGGGAGTGGTTCTCGGCCGAGACCGCCGAGATGCTGGCGCCCCGGGTGATCGTCAACGAGTACTTCTGGAACACGCTCGGGCGTCCCGACCTCGCGCAGCATCCGACCCTCTCCCTCGGCGGGTTCGAGGGCACGGTCGCCGTGATCGTCGGGGTCACGCCGTCGCCCGACTGGGACACCTACCCGTCGATGTACATGCTCGCCGACCAGCTCGGCGCCTACCAGGCGGCCGACGCCGTCGCCGGTGCGGGTGCTGCCCCCGTCGACCCCTACGCGGGCTCGTCCGTGCAGTACGAGATGTGGTTGCCGCCCGAGAACTGGGAGGAGCTGTCCGATCTCGTGACACGCGACGTCTCCTCCGACCTCGGCGAGGGGACGAACGTCGACGTCTACCGGCAGGACGCCGCGTACTACGGCAACGACTCGTTCGTGGTGGTGCAGCTGGTGGTGTCGGGGATCGCCGTGCTGGTGCTGCTGCTCGGGGCGCTCGGACTCGTGAACATCGCGTTGGTCACCGTGAAGCAGCGGGTGCGTGAGATCGGCATCCGCCGCAGCTTCGGTGCGACCGCGGGGCGGGTGTTCTTCGCCGTCATGATGGAGAGCGTCGTGGCGACCGTCGTCGCCGGTGTCGTCGGCGTCGCCGCGGCGATCCTCATCGTGCAGAGCCCGTGGGTGCGCGACCTCATCGGTCAAGGCCTGATCGAGGACTTCCCGCCGTTCCCGGTCGACGCGGCCGTGCTCGGGCTCGTCGCGGCCTGCGCGGTGGGCGCTCTCGCCGGGCTCCTCCCGGCGCTGGTGGCCGTGCGCGTGAAGGTGATCGACGCGATCCGTTACTGA
- a CDS encoding polyphosphate kinase 2 family protein, which produces MSAHGWTTPAREALRVGAGFRLADLDPRETPGYEGSKTTGAADLADGVPTLDDLQERLFAQSVAGTASGSVLLVLQGMDTSGKGGIVRHVVGAVDPQGVELASFKKPTAEELQHDFLWRIAKRLPARGKIGVFDRSHYEDVLIGRVRSLAPADEIERRYGAIERFEADAADRGIRVVKVMLHISKDEQKERLAARLDRPEKHWKYNPGDVDERELWDDYMAAYQVMLERTSTDVAPWFVVPADRKWFARLAVQRLLLAALDDIDPRWPVADYDVEREKERLASS; this is translated from the coding sequence ATGAGCGCACACGGATGGACCACTCCCGCCCGCGAGGCCCTGCGCGTCGGCGCCGGGTTCCGGCTGGCCGACCTCGACCCCCGCGAGACGCCGGGGTACGAAGGGTCGAAGACGACGGGGGCCGCCGACCTCGCCGACGGCGTGCCGACGCTCGACGATCTGCAGGAGCGCCTCTTCGCGCAGAGCGTGGCCGGCACGGCGTCGGGCTCTGTGCTGCTGGTGCTGCAGGGCATGGACACCTCGGGCAAGGGCGGGATCGTCCGCCACGTCGTCGGCGCCGTCGACCCGCAGGGCGTCGAGCTGGCGTCGTTCAAGAAGCCGACCGCCGAGGAGCTGCAGCACGATTTCCTCTGGCGCATCGCGAAACGCCTGCCCGCACGCGGCAAGATCGGCGTCTTCGACCGGTCGCACTACGAGGACGTGCTGATCGGCCGGGTGCGCAGCCTCGCCCCCGCCGATGAGATCGAACGACGGTACGGAGCGATCGAGCGCTTCGAGGCGGATGCCGCGGACCGCGGCATCCGGGTCGTGAAGGTCATGCTGCACATCTCGAAGGACGAGCAGAAGGAGCGACTGGCCGCGCGCCTGGACCGCCCGGAGAAGCACTGGAAGTACAACCCCGGCGACGTGGACGAGCGCGAGCTCTGGGACGACTACATGGCCGCGTACCAGGTCATGCTCGAGCGCACCTCGACCGACGTCGCGCCGTGGTTCGTGGTGCCCGCGGACCGCAAGTGGTTCGCGCGCCTGGCCGTGCAGCGGCTGCTGCTCGCCGCGCTCGATGACATCGACCCGAGGTGGCCGGTCGCCGACTACGACGTGGAGCGCGAGAAGGAGCGGCTCGCCTCCTCCTGA
- a CDS encoding isochorismate synthase has product MTPDTLPLPRLRVVTREIDPVEDVLSYTPSYAPAFWSRRDASLAAFGSIHELRAAGGVESPARFVAERWRAIAAAAEIDDPVGLPGTGLIALGSFTFDPRSAKTSTLTVPWIVVGRRGGRSWVTRISHADSVVDDELLGLPARVPYGPHWSATLGPGAMDPDAYQGAVRAALGAIERHEVDKVVLARDLVGTAPVGADLRRLVRSLASGYPDCWIFAVDGLIGASPETLVTVSAGTVTARVLAGTTARGADVDADAAASVALATSPKDQDEHRFAVQSVLASLRPHTSALAAAEQPFTLRLPNVWHLATDVEGVLSDAASSLDLLEALHPTAAVAGTPTRDAVELIHRLEPFDRGRYAGAVGWVDGAGDGEWAIALRCAQFDIDAAPAGSRDAIPLTAYAGAGIVAGSDPESELLETRVKFRPIVEALA; this is encoded by the coding sequence GTGACGCCCGACACGCTCCCCCTCCCCCGCCTGCGCGTGGTGACGCGGGAGATCGACCCCGTCGAAGACGTGCTGTCGTACACCCCCTCGTACGCCCCGGCGTTCTGGAGCAGGCGCGATGCCTCGCTCGCGGCGTTCGGGTCGATCCACGAGCTGCGCGCGGCGGGGGGTGTCGAGTCCCCGGCGCGCTTCGTCGCCGAACGGTGGCGGGCCATCGCCGCCGCGGCCGAGATCGACGACCCCGTGGGGCTCCCCGGAACGGGGCTGATCGCGCTCGGCTCCTTCACCTTCGACCCCCGTTCGGCGAAGACGAGCACGCTGACCGTGCCGTGGATCGTGGTCGGGCGCCGCGGAGGACGCTCGTGGGTGACGCGCATCAGCCACGCCGACTCGGTGGTCGACGACGAGCTCCTCGGGCTCCCCGCGCGCGTGCCGTACGGCCCCCACTGGTCGGCCACCCTCGGACCCGGCGCGATGGATCCTGACGCGTACCAGGGCGCGGTGCGCGCAGCCCTCGGCGCCATCGAGCGACACGAGGTCGACAAGGTCGTGCTCGCCCGCGATCTCGTCGGCACCGCACCGGTCGGCGCCGACCTGCGACGGCTCGTGCGGTCGCTGGCCTCGGGCTACCCCGACTGCTGGATCTTCGCCGTCGACGGTCTCATCGGCGCGAGCCCCGAGACGCTCGTCACCGTCTCGGCCGGCACCGTCACCGCGCGCGTGCTGGCCGGCACCACCGCACGGGGGGCCGACGTCGACGCGGATGCCGCCGCATCCGTCGCCCTCGCCACGAGTCCGAAGGATCAGGACGAGCACCGCTTCGCCGTGCAGAGCGTGCTCGCCTCGCTCCGACCGCACACGAGTGCGCTCGCCGCCGCCGAGCAGCCCTTCACGCTGCGGCTGCCGAACGTCTGGCATCTCGCGACCGACGTGGAGGGCGTGCTGTCGGATGCGGCGTCGTCGCTCGATCTGCTCGAGGCCCTGCACCCGACGGCGGCCGTCGCCGGCACCCCCACGCGCGACGCCGTCGAGCTGATCCATCGCCTCGAGCCGTTCGACCGCGGCCGCTACGCCGGCGCCGTCGGGTGGGTCGACGGCGCGGGCGACGGTGAGTGGGCGATCGCGCTTCGCTGCGCCCAGTTCGACATCGATGCCGCGCCCGCGGGCTCGCGCGACGCGATCCCGCTGACGGCCTACGCGGGGGCGGGGATCGTCGCCGGCAGCGACCCGGAGTCGGAGCTGCTCGAGACGCGGGTGAAGTTCCGCCCGATCGTCGAAGCCCTCGCCTGA
- a CDS encoding DUF402 domain-containing protein, translated as MTTRPAPGTRLVFRWRKWDASPHWVHDCVYLGSDEFGDWFGQFAGWRSHRPGRDVVASTDNVTLLPPSGEWVFTANAPAHRTRVYIDLAWDARWDAGVPTGIDMDLDVVEQADRGVWIDDRDEWEEHRVKYGYPLDVVDRLEAVTLDLEARVSRREAPFDDATIDRWLGRMTQLHGSFDAEAPPADH; from the coding sequence ATGACGACCCGCCCCGCACCCGGCACCCGTCTCGTGTTCCGCTGGCGCAAGTGGGACGCCTCGCCGCACTGGGTGCACGACTGCGTCTACCTGGGTTCTGACGAGTTCGGCGACTGGTTCGGGCAGTTCGCCGGATGGCGCAGCCACCGTCCGGGGCGAGACGTGGTCGCGAGCACCGACAACGTCACCCTCCTGCCCCCGAGCGGCGAGTGGGTCTTCACGGCGAACGCCCCGGCCCATCGCACGCGGGTGTACATCGATCTGGCCTGGGATGCGCGCTGGGACGCGGGCGTGCCGACCGGCATCGACATGGACCTCGACGTGGTCGAGCAGGCGGACCGCGGCGTATGGATCGACGACCGGGACGAGTGGGAGGAGCACCGCGTGAAATACGGGTACCCCCTCGACGTCGTCGACCGGCTCGAGGCCGTCACGCTCGATCTGGAGGCGCGCGTGAGCCGTCGCGAGGCGCCCTTCGACGACGCCACGATCGACCGGTGGTTGGGTCGTATGACGCAGCTCCACGGATCGTTCGACGCCGAGGCACCACCGGCTGACCACTGA
- a CDS encoding class I SAM-dependent methyltransferase translates to MTPEPNRADLAKDPARVSGMFDQVAAKYDRTNTVLSLGNDRFWRVATTRAVAPQAGQRILDLAAGTGASSVALARSGADVVAADFSPGMIAEGARRYADLPNLSFVEANATDLPFDDDEFDTVTMSFGLRNVDQPKKALRELRRVTKPGGRIVVCEFSTPPSALFGGLYRFYNDRVLPRVARVVSSNSEAYDYLNESIRHWPDQPTLSAWMREEGWVDVAYRNLSLGIVALHRGTNPS, encoded by the coding sequence ATGACCCCCGAGCCCAACCGCGCCGATCTCGCGAAGGATCCGGCCCGCGTGAGCGGCATGTTCGACCAGGTCGCCGCGAAGTACGACCGCACGAACACGGTGCTCAGCCTCGGGAACGACCGCTTCTGGCGCGTGGCGACGACCCGTGCCGTGGCGCCGCAGGCAGGACAGCGCATCCTCGATCTCGCCGCCGGCACCGGGGCCTCGAGCGTGGCGCTCGCGCGCAGCGGCGCCGACGTGGTCGCCGCCGACTTCTCGCCGGGAATGATCGCCGAGGGCGCCCGACGCTACGCCGACCTCCCGAACCTGTCGTTCGTGGAGGCCAACGCCACCGACCTGCCGTTCGACGACGACGAGTTCGACACGGTCACTATGTCGTTCGGCCTGCGCAACGTCGACCAGCCGAAGAAGGCGCTCCGCGAACTGCGACGGGTGACCAAGCCCGGCGGCCGCATCGTCGTGTGCGAGTTCTCGACCCCTCCGTCGGCGCTGTTCGGCGGCCTGTACCGCTTCTACAACGACCGCGTGCTTCCCCGGGTGGCGCGCGTGGTCAGCTCCAACTCCGAGGCGTACGACTACCTCAACGAGTCGATCCGCCACTGGCCCGACCAGCCGACGCTCTCGGCATGGATGCGCGAGGAAGGGTGGGTCGACGTGGCCTACCGCAATCTGTCGCTGGGCATCGTAGCGCTGCACCGGGGGACCAATCCCTCATGA
- a CDS encoding polyprenyl synthetase family protein, whose product MTPRPSAAGSRLIAGKLGLADRIFAGARSRRLLSTVEEGLARVETSLAHELSIADTLADATSRYLYEAGGKRIRPMLTILTAQLGDGVTDDVVEAAVALEMTHLGSLYHDDVMDGADVRRGVPSAQTVWGNNIAILTGDLLFSRASQIMARQGERAIRLQADTFERLVLGQMHETVGPGEGDDPVAFYLDVLGDKTGSLIATAAEAGVIFSHGPVGLEAAMRTFGEKAGVAFQLLDDVIDLSADPDETGKVPGTDLRAGVPTMPYLLLGERTDAASRALRGTIDDGVSRIAEGADPALLDGPLAQLRDHDATRDTLRLAHQWSQDAIDALEPVPDGAVREALTRFAQAVADRSS is encoded by the coding sequence GTGACCCCGAGACCTTCTGCCGCGGGCTCCCGACTCATCGCGGGCAAGCTGGGGCTCGCCGACCGCATCTTCGCGGGCGCGCGCTCCCGCCGGTTGTTGTCGACGGTCGAAGAGGGTCTCGCGCGCGTCGAGACGAGCCTCGCCCACGAGCTGAGCATCGCCGACACCCTCGCCGACGCGACCAGCCGCTACCTCTACGAGGCGGGCGGCAAGCGCATCCGCCCCATGCTCACGATCCTCACCGCCCAGCTCGGCGACGGGGTCACCGACGACGTGGTCGAGGCCGCCGTCGCTCTCGAGATGACGCACCTCGGTTCGCTCTATCACGACGACGTCATGGACGGCGCGGACGTCCGTCGGGGCGTGCCCAGCGCGCAGACCGTGTGGGGCAACAACATCGCCATCCTCACCGGCGACCTCCTCTTCTCCCGCGCGAGCCAGATCATGGCCCGGCAGGGCGAGCGCGCCATCCGCCTGCAGGCCGACACCTTCGAACGCCTGGTGCTCGGCCAGATGCACGAGACGGTCGGCCCGGGCGAGGGCGACGACCCCGTCGCGTTCTACCTCGACGTGCTCGGCGACAAGACCGGCTCGCTCATCGCCACCGCCGCCGAGGCCGGAGTCATCTTCTCGCACGGGCCCGTCGGGCTCGAAGCCGCGATGCGCACCTTCGGCGAGAAGGCCGGTGTCGCCTTCCAGCTGCTCGACGACGTGATCGATCTCTCGGCCGACCCCGACGAGACCGGCAAGGTGCCCGGCACCGACCTGCGCGCAGGCGTGCCGACGATGCCGTACCTGCTGCTCGGCGAGCGCACCGATGCCGCGTCGCGGGCGCTCCGCGGCACGATCGACGACGGCGTCTCCCGCATCGCCGAGGGTGCCGATCCGGCGCTCCTCGACGGTCCTCTCGCCCAGCTCCGCGACCACGACGCCACGCGCGACACGCTGCGTCTGGCCCACCAGTGGTCGCAGGACGCCATCGACGCGCTCGAACCCGTCCCCGACGGAGCCGTGCGCGAGGCGTTGACGCGCTTCGCGCAGGCCGTCGCCGACCGCTCCAGCTGA